In Candidatus Cohnella colombiensis, one DNA window encodes the following:
- a CDS encoding carbohydrate ABC transporter permease: MKTHERGIVSNYDLKVPSKRIVYYLMLLCVLLMVCTMLYPMFVILFNGLKLNTEVNAFPPTFVPTEFHFENYKKAWSYIDLPMFARNTLFIFAGNMVMTVFVVGFASFSLSRLNVPYKNVIQYFFLFTLFIPPTTYIIPNFLNLRDLGLMNSFFALWLPAGANAFFLLLLKTFFDGINMEMFESGRIDGASELRLFLQIAFPLSIPIFATLAIFVFSTAWNDWYWPSLILSSNDRYPLATAIYKYVFNARRLDLNLRFAILTMITFPPVIVFLFFQKYIVRGLYMGGVKG; encoded by the coding sequence GTGAAAACACATGAGAGAGGTATTGTATCGAATTACGACTTGAAGGTACCGAGCAAAAGAATTGTTTATTACCTCATGCTGCTGTGCGTACTGTTAATGGTGTGCACGATGCTGTATCCCATGTTCGTTATTTTATTCAATGGGCTAAAGCTGAATACAGAGGTTAACGCTTTCCCGCCGACCTTTGTCCCAACAGAGTTCCACTTTGAAAACTACAAGAAGGCTTGGAGTTATATCGACTTGCCTATGTTTGCAAGGAATACACTATTCATCTTTGCAGGTAATATGGTTATGACTGTATTTGTTGTCGGATTCGCATCGTTCAGTCTATCGCGACTGAATGTACCGTACAAAAATGTCATCCAATATTTCTTTTTATTTACATTGTTCATTCCCCCGACAACGTATATCATTCCAAACTTTTTAAACTTGCGCGATCTTGGATTGATGAATTCGTTTTTTGCGCTATGGCTGCCAGCAGGAGCCAATGCATTCTTTCTATTGCTGCTCAAGACATTCTTCGATGGCATCAATATGGAGATGTTCGAATCGGGGAGAATCGATGGCGCTTCGGAGTTAAGACTATTTTTACAAATTGCTTTCCCGCTTTCGATTCCGATCTTTGCAACACTTGCCATATTCGTGTTTTCAACGGCATGGAATGATTGGTATTGGCCATCGTTAATTTTATCCAGTAATGATCGATATCCATTAGCAACGGCGATCTATAAGTATGTTTTTAATGCGCGAAGGTTAGATTTGAACTTACGTTTTGCCATTTTAACAATGATCACCTTCCCTCCAGTAATCGTATTTTTGTTCTTCCAAAAATATATTGTTCGTGGACTTTATATGGGTGGCGTTAAAGGATAA
- a CDS encoding sensor histidine kinase produces the protein MYTKLKNPLTRMNVRQQLFLLLFILVSPVFLLNWYANTKAEQILKEHVTSAYEELNKQNHFLINRDIDTVSRIMTTIIQNSLTQSMIYNEMENEYDRVLKYSDMSTLLGNNTVGLNGGEAVYFFLFVYDPSDSSTFAPSIPDINRKINGSSVFFYSDPTNTPWLEQALKANGKGVLALIDNFGPKGDQKTLAYLRAVNSISNGKSVVGVLVATKLDVKIEESFRTVSLPEGGQLYLTDWSNRILVSTTDEQGSFLSFPLNLSADQTLEETYNRVTDGYIYVVHTKYALNQKLVYRIPTKALLQQQSELKQVIQLISIVYSIIALVVMIYFWRSLMNPLRKLAMFARSHEPGKPLSKIPTKERNDEVGVLIFSVHNMANRINTMINEQYVMEIKQKESQLQLLYEQINPHLLYNTLESIYWKSTLEGNTGSAEMIKELSKLMRISLSRGRELITIAEELEHAKAYTSLQQKRYEYGFTIRWNIDDEVVNQLIPKITLQPLIENAIIHGVINMGEDGEIVVTAYSDKTHVVITVEDNGYKVTDHQAINQMIVQPSSDYSSGYGIKNVNKRIKLHFGEDFGLQYFAREPEGTIVKVQLPMRTNTEET, from the coding sequence GTGTATACAAAGTTGAAAAATCCTCTGACGAGAATGAATGTCAGACAGCAGCTATTCCTTCTACTTTTTATTTTAGTTAGTCCAGTGTTCTTGTTGAATTGGTATGCGAATACGAAGGCTGAGCAAATTTTGAAGGAGCATGTCACAAGTGCATACGAAGAGCTCAATAAGCAAAATCACTTTTTGATTAATAGGGACATTGATACGGTTAGTCGTATTATGACGACGATTATTCAAAACTCGTTAACCCAAAGCATGATTTACAACGAAATGGAGAACGAATACGATCGGGTTTTGAAATATAGCGATATGAGCACACTACTTGGCAACAATACGGTAGGTTTGAATGGGGGGGAAGCCGTCTATTTTTTTCTGTTCGTCTATGACCCTTCAGATAGTAGTACGTTCGCCCCGTCCATCCCAGATATTAATCGTAAAATTAATGGATCGTCCGTTTTTTTCTATTCAGACCCAACAAATACCCCGTGGCTTGAGCAAGCATTGAAGGCCAATGGGAAAGGCGTCCTTGCTCTCATCGATAATTTCGGTCCCAAGGGTGATCAGAAGACACTTGCATATCTTAGAGCTGTGAACAGCATTTCGAATGGAAAAAGCGTTGTAGGTGTGCTCGTAGCTACAAAGCTAGACGTTAAAATCGAAGAGTCGTTTAGAACCGTGTCACTGCCGGAAGGTGGACAATTGTATTTAACAGACTGGTCGAATCGGATTCTCGTATCGACAACGGACGAGCAGGGTAGCTTCTTGTCTTTTCCACTGAATCTATCTGCCGACCAAACGTTGGAGGAAACCTACAATCGGGTAACAGATGGGTACATTTACGTCGTTCATACGAAATACGCATTGAATCAGAAGCTGGTATATAGAATTCCTACCAAAGCTTTGTTGCAGCAGCAAAGTGAGCTTAAGCAGGTCATCCAGCTCATCTCGATCGTCTATTCGATCATTGCCCTCGTTGTCATGATCTATTTCTGGAGATCGCTCATGAATCCGCTTCGCAAGCTTGCGATGTTCGCGCGTTCCCATGAGCCAGGGAAACCATTGTCGAAAATCCCAACCAAAGAAAGAAACGACGAGGTAGGCGTTCTGATCTTCTCCGTTCATAACATGGCGAACCGGATCAACACGATGATTAATGAGCAATATGTGATGGAAATTAAACAGAAGGAATCACAGCTGCAGCTGCTCTATGAGCAGATTAATCCACATCTTCTATACAACACGCTTGAAAGTATTTATTGGAAGAGCACTTTGGAGGGAAATACGGGTTCTGCAGAGATGATTAAAGAGCTATCGAAGCTAATGCGGATTAGCTTAAGCAGAGGGAGAGAACTGATAACAATTGCAGAGGAGCTCGAGCACGCCAAAGCGTACACTAGTCTTCAGCAGAAACGTTACGAATATGGCTTCACAATACGATGGAATATTGATGATGAAGTCGTCAACCAATTGATTCCAAAGATTACACTGCAGCCACTTATTGAAAATGCGATTATACATGGAGTTATCAATATGGGTGAGGACGGAGAAATTGTTGTCACCGCATATTCAGACAAAACACATGTAGTTATTACAGTTGAAGACAATGGCTACAAGGTTACAGATCATCAAGCGATCAATCAAATGATCGTTCAACCGTCATCAGATTATTCCTCCGGTTATGGTATTAAAAATGTAAACAAGCGCATCAAGCTTCATTTTGGCGAAGACTTCGGTTTACAATACTTTGCACGAGAGCCAGAGGGAACGATAGTAAAAGTGCAACTGCCTATGCGAACTAACACAGAGGAAACTTAA
- a CDS encoding extracellular solute-binding protein, with protein sequence MRKLSIIIACLVAFSLVLAACGGKSNNTPTASQPASSKPADSSSASNPDPVVDPTQIKATISIYYPTPDQTEKRAIEDDKIKRFNAVYPNVEIVKSDWQYNPNEIGIKMGANEAPTLFNTYATEGKFLAEKGWAADITALFDSYDKKDQLNPILLNQFNIGGKIYAIPQQGYVVGTVVNTKMLKDKGVTVPPLDWTWDDVLTTAKAVADPAKGISGIAPMGKGNEAGWNWTNFLFEAGGEIQSDEGGKVTATFNSEAGLKALQFYQSLKDASVIPADWALGWGDAVGAFAQGRTAMVIAGPDGPLDQGLNQGGMGLEDLVVYPMPAASAGGKHTGVLGGDFLVINPNASPEEQQMAFQYAVFDYFSDAGLASLETNISAFKTDNKFFVPPVIQYFKQDSEYGAKVKAVYDKYDNVYQYSNELMGLLDGKPEAQFNTQDYYAAMTNVIQEVFSKKDVDLKAQLDAAAKTVQEKFFDQIKL encoded by the coding sequence ATGCGTAAATTATCAATCATCATTGCTTGTCTAGTAGCATTCAGTCTCGTTTTGGCTGCCTGCGGAGGAAAGAGCAACAATACACCTACCGCTTCACAACCAGCATCATCAAAGCCTGCGGATTCATCCTCGGCGTCGAATCCTGATCCTGTAGTTGACCCAACGCAAATTAAAGCGACGATTAGTATTTACTATCCAACGCCGGACCAAACGGAAAAGCGCGCGATTGAAGATGATAAGATCAAACGCTTTAATGCAGTATATCCGAACGTAGAAATCGTCAAGAGCGATTGGCAATACAATCCCAATGAGATCGGAATCAAAATGGGTGCTAATGAAGCACCAACGTTGTTTAACACCTATGCAACTGAAGGAAAGTTTCTAGCAGAAAAGGGTTGGGCTGCTGACATTACAGCACTGTTCGACAGCTATGATAAAAAAGATCAATTAAACCCTATCTTGCTCAATCAATTCAACATTGGCGGCAAAATCTATGCGATTCCTCAGCAAGGATATGTCGTTGGCACTGTTGTCAACACAAAGATGCTGAAAGACAAAGGTGTAACAGTACCTCCGTTAGATTGGACATGGGATGACGTTCTGACTACAGCGAAAGCAGTAGCTGATCCAGCTAAAGGGATTTCAGGTATTGCTCCGATGGGTAAAGGTAACGAAGCAGGCTGGAACTGGACTAACTTCTTGTTCGAAGCAGGTGGAGAAATTCAAAGTGATGAAGGTGGAAAGGTTACTGCAACGTTCAACTCTGAAGCAGGGTTGAAAGCGTTACAATTCTATCAAAGTCTGAAGGATGCAAGCGTAATTCCTGCAGACTGGGCACTTGGTTGGGGTGATGCGGTAGGTGCTTTCGCACAGGGCAGAACAGCAATGGTTATCGCAGGTCCTGATGGTCCGCTCGATCAAGGCTTGAATCAAGGCGGAATGGGGCTTGAGGATCTCGTCGTTTATCCAATGCCTGCAGCATCAGCAGGTGGTAAGCATACTGGTGTACTCGGTGGAGACTTCTTGGTAATCAATCCTAACGCATCTCCAGAAGAGCAACAAATGGCGTTCCAATATGCTGTGTTTGATTATTTCTCAGATGCAGGTCTTGCGTCGCTTGAAACAAACATTAGTGCATTTAAAACAGATAACAAATTTTTCGTACCGCCAGTCATTCAATACTTTAAACAAGATTCCGAATATGGTGCGAAGGTAAAAGCGGTTTATGACAAGTATGACAACGTATATCAATACAGCAACGAACTGATGGGGCTGCTGGATGGTAAGCCAGAAGCACAATTCAATACTCAAGACTACTACGCTGCAATGACGAACGTCATTCAAGAAGTATTCTCGAAAAAAGATGTTGATTTAAAGGCACAACTTGATGCAGCAGCTAAAACAGTTCAAGAGAAATTCTTCGATCAAATCAAACTATAG
- a CDS encoding discoidin domain-containing protein, protein MFNQGAAFLRITNSIEGEKCVIKPKMQSKVTWIVSGFIVVLLGVALLLIYAPFKSVASFTKDNGLIIVKHSNYEIAFYEDNGAIAYLNNASTGENVTLGNRENTLWWAFLQDDKSLNGKQAAEFSYDWSRQKGQLSFHYGGVVGVDVKVRFSEDSRIYFTAEVDNQSNQPIKSFRFPNELKVQSNVVQDALLPMLPGAKLKDAFFKESNSYQDQYPGVMFAPYVGLRTSGGDLALYDLHDDVVATVDLGFKNQVDDSGKTGIVHNYKTWINPQMKWTSPSVVLELGGYESTIASFRELSKIDEYRALSDKLGEQKEQYYQSPFYKLDISAIKDGSWSNLTNNYVNKLNYEGVLHLVGFQKGGHDENYPDFYPPDAQWGGEPAFKAFVKGAKDKGNLVIPYTNMSWWGNHSPTLAKLPSGTTMEDLIVRKDNGAMMQEDYGRHSGFVVNTGHPFFAERTAIEHQKLIQEAGFNGIFEDQWGIRNSPYVFNESIPEGTDPSSAYFQGVRNYFKALTYPMYMEDGTDVLANDAVGFMGSTYLWDTLGYRKNTAMYTEYYPMASMLLRDKVMLFHHDLAAETMTDDPDMLRWNLAMGYNLSTDLFNGVSNPWIDLTGIYQKYILSSYVDALVQSYEQVTPTVTRTNFGKAVVTANWDKQQTYNVDGNTTLAPGGYEVIVAEANRRAGSYSRLNGLELDEGEHHIVQVRNKDKIVIYQPIGADTTLRIEQGAGWPHAIATAYQANGKKIADLAVKEQAGFVEFDYIALIKDQKVAYVELTSSEAAIQVKETFEKVKVQMNVAVGQKVFATSMTAEPFAPEFAVDGDPYTYWESTSQKFPQSLTLDLGAEKTISKLILKLPPQDAWEARDQEIEVLVSADGNTFRTLIPSKAYTFDPKKANEVVIELGETHTRFVRLTVVTNTAWPAAQISEVEAY, encoded by the coding sequence TTGTTCAATCAAGGCGCAGCATTCCTTCGAATTACAAATTCAATAGAGGGAGAGAAGTGTGTGATTAAACCGAAGATGCAATCCAAAGTGACTTGGATTGTAAGCGGATTTATCGTTGTCCTGCTGGGGGTGGCATTATTACTAATCTATGCACCATTCAAAAGTGTAGCGAGTTTTACGAAAGATAACGGTTTAATAATTGTGAAGCATTCCAATTACGAAATCGCCTTTTATGAAGACAATGGAGCAATCGCCTATTTGAACAATGCATCAACAGGTGAGAATGTAACGCTAGGTAACCGGGAAAATACGTTGTGGTGGGCATTTCTGCAGGACGACAAGTCGCTGAATGGAAAGCAGGCAGCCGAATTCAGCTATGATTGGAGCAGGCAGAAAGGGCAATTAAGCTTCCACTATGGTGGAGTTGTTGGAGTCGACGTTAAAGTCCGTTTTTCCGAAGATAGTCGCATTTACTTCACTGCTGAGGTAGATAATCAATCGAACCAGCCTATTAAGTCGTTCCGGTTTCCAAACGAGTTAAAGGTACAATCGAATGTTGTACAGGATGCGTTACTACCTATGCTTCCTGGAGCTAAGCTGAAAGATGCCTTTTTCAAGGAAAGCAATTCCTACCAGGATCAATATCCGGGTGTGATGTTCGCTCCATATGTAGGACTGAGAACGTCAGGCGGAGATTTGGCCCTATATGATTTGCACGATGACGTAGTCGCAACCGTCGATCTCGGCTTCAAAAACCAGGTCGATGATTCCGGCAAGACAGGCATCGTTCACAATTACAAAACGTGGATTAACCCACAAATGAAATGGACCAGTCCTTCCGTTGTACTAGAGCTAGGTGGGTATGAGTCTACGATCGCTAGCTTCCGAGAGCTTTCCAAAATAGATGAGTATCGAGCTTTGTCCGATAAGCTGGGTGAGCAGAAAGAGCAGTATTATCAATCTCCCTTTTACAAGCTTGATATTTCAGCGATTAAGGACGGCAGCTGGAGCAATCTTACGAACAATTATGTTAACAAACTGAATTACGAGGGCGTTTTGCATCTCGTTGGCTTTCAAAAAGGCGGACATGACGAGAATTACCCAGATTTTTACCCGCCTGATGCGCAATGGGGAGGCGAGCCTGCTTTCAAAGCATTCGTAAAGGGAGCGAAAGATAAAGGCAATCTAGTCATTCCCTATACGAACATGTCATGGTGGGGCAACCATTCTCCTACATTAGCGAAATTGCCTAGTGGAACGACGATGGAAGACTTAATTGTTCGCAAGGATAATGGGGCGATGATGCAGGAAGACTACGGCAGGCATAGTGGCTTTGTTGTAAATACGGGGCACCCATTCTTCGCGGAACGGACAGCTATAGAACATCAGAAGTTGATTCAGGAAGCGGGCTTTAACGGTATTTTCGAGGATCAGTGGGGCATTCGAAATTCTCCGTACGTATTTAACGAGAGTATTCCTGAGGGGACTGATCCTTCCTCAGCCTATTTTCAAGGAGTTAGAAATTACTTCAAAGCGCTAACATACCCGATGTATATGGAGGATGGAACGGACGTACTCGCAAACGATGCTGTTGGCTTCATGGGCTCAACCTACTTGTGGGATACGCTTGGTTATCGGAAAAACACAGCTATGTACACAGAGTATTATCCAATGGCTAGTATGCTCCTTCGTGATAAAGTGATGTTATTTCATCATGATTTGGCTGCTGAGACGATGACAGATGATCCCGATATGTTGCGTTGGAACTTGGCGATGGGCTATAACTTAAGCACGGACTTGTTTAACGGTGTTTCAAATCCATGGATCGACCTGACTGGGATTTATCAGAAATATATTCTGTCCTCGTATGTCGATGCTCTCGTACAGAGCTACGAACAAGTGACACCAACGGTGACACGCACAAATTTCGGTAAAGCGGTCGTAACAGCGAACTGGGATAAACAACAAACCTATAACGTAGATGGAAATACAACACTTGCTCCTGGCGGATACGAGGTCATTGTAGCTGAAGCGAATCGTCGGGCAGGAAGCTACTCGAGATTGAATGGGCTTGAATTAGATGAAGGTGAGCATCATATCGTACAAGTGAGAAATAAGGACAAAATCGTAATTTATCAACCGATTGGTGCTGATACAACACTTCGCATCGAGCAAGGTGCGGGATGGCCGCATGCAATTGCGACAGCTTATCAAGCGAACGGTAAGAAGATTGCCGATTTGGCTGTGAAAGAGCAAGCGGGATTTGTGGAATTTGACTATATTGCTCTCATCAAAGATCAAAAAGTTGCATATGTAGAGCTAACAAGTTCCGAGGCTGCAATTCAAGTTAAAGAAACGTTCGAGAAAGTGAAAGTTCAAATGAACGTCGCAGTCGGACAAAAGGTTTTCGCAACCTCGATGACCGCTGAACCGTTTGCACCTGAATTCGCGGTTGATGGCGACCCATATACCTACTGGGAAAGCACATCTCAAAAATTCCCGCAATCTCTCACGCTGGATTTAGGAGCCGAAAAGACGATTAGCAAGCTCATACTCAAGCTACCACCACAGGACGCTTGGGAAGCGCGAGACCAAGAGATCGAAGTGCTGGTCAGCGCTGATGGGAACACATTCCGTACTTTAATCCCATCTAAGGCGTACACCTTCGACCCGAAAAAGGCAAACGAGGTCGTCATCGAACTTGGTGAAACCCATACACGATTCGTACGATTGACTGTCGTAACGAATACAGCATGGCCTGCTGCTCAAATTTCAGAAGTTGAAGCTTATTGA
- a CDS encoding Nif3-like dinuclear metal center hexameric protein — translation MTIIIQDVLDALTAPATAVPNSVDKLLFGNDRTIVSGIAVTFMVTQHVLEQAHRFGANLILTHEGAFYSHHHSLQIHADESVFKAKKQFIEQNDLAVYRVHDFLHRNYPDAIMEGLIRALDWEPYVNETFPTATVVTIPAISVSETAEYVKMRLGISTLRVVGDLTKSCSRIGLLVGNRGGSELAIPLFEQHRLDLIVYGEGPEWETPEYVRDAVHMGEDKALLVLGHLESEQPGMKRLAERLSKMFATVPVHFIPVDSVFKFV, via the coding sequence ATGACTATCATTATTCAGGATGTGTTGGATGCCTTAACCGCGCCCGCTACTGCAGTTCCAAACAGTGTGGACAAATTACTTTTTGGAAACGACAGAACGATCGTTAGTGGCATCGCTGTCACGTTTATGGTGACTCAGCATGTTCTGGAGCAGGCACATCGTTTCGGAGCTAACCTGATTCTTACACATGAAGGGGCGTTTTACAGCCACCATCATTCCTTGCAGATTCATGCGGATGAATCTGTATTCAAGGCGAAGAAACAGTTTATTGAACAAAACGATCTCGCTGTCTATCGCGTTCACGACTTCTTGCATCGCAATTATCCTGACGCCATTATGGAAGGATTGATCCGAGCATTGGATTGGGAGCCCTATGTTAATGAAACTTTCCCAACGGCTACGGTCGTTACGATACCCGCCATTTCGGTTAGTGAAACTGCGGAATATGTCAAGATGCGTCTCGGTATCAGTACCCTTCGTGTCGTAGGCGACCTGACTAAGAGCTGTAGCAGAATCGGTCTGCTTGTGGGCAACAGAGGGGGGAGTGAGCTAGCGATCCCATTGTTCGAACAGCATCGATTGGATCTAATTGTTTACGGAGAGGGTCCAGAGTGGGAGACGCCTGAGTATGTAAGAGATGCTGTCCATATGGGCGAGGACAAAGCGCTTCTCGTTCTCGGTCACCTAGAAAGCGAACAGCCTGGCATGAAACGACTAGCCGAACGGCTTAGTAAGATGTTTGCTACCGTTCCAGTCCATTTCATTCCTGTGGATTCAGTATTTAAATTTGTTTAA
- a CDS encoding response regulator produces MYNILIVDDEPLICRGLASLLEVSGLNIQHVYTAHNGYEALDYLKIENIDLLITDIQMGAMSGIELMQQAKIFKPWVQVIVISAHETFQYAQLAIRLGARDYLIKPLNSDQLLHSVRNVLLNMDRPVQDHSELISDLREHFHMEQPQPTRANILNQLVQQGRIETTAEALLLEQQNGIELKGPYYAMIKIRMDLDASNKSAIRDEKDVQLLQYAMLNIVNELLDKEWKHYSFYSSDRDISIIIQWEEAEYGDSSVDKMNQLEMVGRSLHFNIVKFLGLQSVVGISQILKGREFIPELNNQVDKAIVWNREHTDHHVFYFGDFKWELITEDPSEEDIATQNNLIVEQAQQFINANYAQKGLTLNEIAQKNHVSPNYLSYLFKKNTGINLWEYVIKLRMEESKRLILKSDLRRYEISEKVGYESPEHFSKIFKKYFGISPSEMKK; encoded by the coding sequence ATGTATAACATACTAATTGTCGATGATGAGCCATTGATTTGTCGTGGTCTTGCTAGCTTACTCGAAGTGTCCGGACTTAATATTCAGCATGTGTATACCGCACATAATGGGTATGAAGCTTTGGATTATTTGAAGATTGAAAATATCGATCTGTTGATCACCGATATTCAAATGGGAGCGATGAGCGGCATTGAATTGATGCAGCAGGCAAAAATATTTAAGCCTTGGGTACAGGTCATCGTAATTTCAGCGCATGAAACATTTCAATACGCTCAGCTCGCGATTCGGCTTGGAGCACGTGACTACTTGATCAAACCGCTTAATAGCGATCAGTTGCTTCACTCTGTTCGAAATGTGCTACTGAATATGGATCGACCTGTACAGGATCATTCTGAATTGATCTCCGATTTAAGAGAGCATTTCCACATGGAGCAGCCACAGCCTACACGAGCGAACATCTTGAACCAGCTTGTGCAACAGGGGCGTATCGAAACAACAGCTGAGGCATTATTGCTAGAACAGCAAAATGGAATCGAGCTGAAGGGTCCTTATTATGCGATGATCAAAATTCGTATGGACTTGGATGCTAGCAATAAATCAGCAATCCGCGATGAGAAGGATGTACAGCTGCTGCAATATGCGATGCTGAACATTGTGAATGAGCTGCTCGATAAGGAATGGAAGCATTATTCGTTCTACTCCTCGGATAGAGATATTAGCATTATCATTCAGTGGGAAGAAGCCGAATACGGCGATTCAAGTGTCGATAAAATGAATCAGCTTGAAATGGTGGGCCGCAGCTTGCATTTCAATATCGTAAAGTTTTTAGGCTTACAAAGCGTTGTTGGCATCAGTCAAATATTAAAAGGGCGCGAGTTTATACCAGAGTTGAACAATCAAGTGGATAAAGCAATCGTATGGAATCGTGAGCATACGGATCATCATGTGTTCTACTTTGGAGACTTCAAGTGGGAGCTAATCACAGAGGATCCGTCAGAGGAAGATATTGCAACTCAGAACAATTTAATCGTGGAACAAGCACAGCAATTTATTAATGCGAACTATGCACAGAAAGGCTTGACATTAAATGAAATCGCACAAAAAAATCATGTGAGTCCGAACTACTTAAGCTACTTGTTCAAGAAAAATACAGGAATTAATTTATGGGAGTATGTCATTAAATTGCGTATGGAAGAGAGTAAGCGTTTAATATTAAAGTCGGATTTGCGGAGATATGAGATTTCAGAAAAAGTTGGATATGAATCACCTGAGCATTTCAGCAAAATTTTCAAAAAATATTTCGGGATAAGTCCGAGTGAGATGAAGAAGTAG
- a CDS encoding sugar ABC transporter permease, whose amino-acid sequence MSQTATIPASSLDTPSKRPPAKWKKHLWGYLFLLPAAIVFFVFLWMPISKGIYFSLFHIDFVKGNAFVGWDNYERIFKDPEVIIAIKNTLYYMALGLLIGFWVPVFFAIAISEMRRFQGFARIAAYLPYVVPFVVLYGLWRWLYDPVGPINGIITKLGFDAILFLPDKAWSMISIVIMETWQSFGSALLIYLAAVMSVPRDWYEAAEIDGAGVWKRIRYVTLPAIKNQIILLFLLQLIATSQNFQTQYALLEGGPNNATLTYALLVVRYAFTRQDYGTASALGVLMFLVLGILAVIQYRMSNKEGA is encoded by the coding sequence ATGAGTCAAACAGCTACCATACCAGCAAGTTCCTTGGACACCCCATCCAAGAGACCTCCCGCAAAATGGAAAAAGCATCTATGGGGGTACTTATTCCTATTGCCAGCAGCCATTGTATTCTTTGTCTTCTTATGGATGCCGATCAGCAAAGGGATTTATTTCAGCTTATTTCACATCGACTTTGTGAAGGGGAATGCTTTTGTTGGCTGGGACAACTACGAGCGAATCTTTAAAGATCCAGAAGTAATCATCGCAATTAAGAACACGCTTTATTACATGGCATTAGGGCTACTAATTGGTTTTTGGGTCCCGGTTTTTTTCGCCATCGCCATCTCAGAGATGAGAAGATTCCAAGGCTTTGCAAGAATTGCAGCTTACTTGCCTTATGTTGTACCTTTTGTCGTATTGTATGGACTGTGGAGATGGCTCTACGATCCAGTCGGTCCGATCAATGGCATCATTACGAAGTTAGGCTTCGACGCAATCTTATTTTTACCTGATAAAGCTTGGTCAATGATCTCGATCGTTATTATGGAAACTTGGCAAAGTTTTGGATCCGCACTGCTAATCTATCTTGCCGCAGTCATGAGCGTGCCACGCGATTGGTATGAAGCTGCTGAAATTGATGGTGCGGGGGTATGGAAAAGAATTCGCTATGTTACGCTACCGGCTATTAAAAATCAAATTATTCTTTTATTTTTGTTGCAATTGATTGCAACTTCACAAAATTTCCAAACGCAATATGCGCTGCTAGAAGGCGGTCCGAACAACGCTACGCTAACATACGCTTTGTTAGTCGTTCGATACGCGTTTACTCGTCAAGATTATGGTACAGCTTCAGCGCTTGGTGTGCTTATGTTCTTGGTGTTAGGAATATTAGCGGTCATTCAATACCGCATGTCTAACAAAGAGGGGGCATAA